The stretch of DNA TTTGTTCTGAGACCCTGCAGCATTTCCGCTCCTACTTCCGAAGGATAAACAGGAGTACACAGGCATAGAATCGCCATGTGTGCTATCGCTTGGCACCAGTATATGCTTCGCGCCGGGAGTGAGCTTCACCGGTCCTGATCTCTTCTGCACACTGCGACAACTAGAAGAAGCATTGGAATTGTCAGGAACAGCTCTCCTCATTCGGTTCTCTGTATTTCTGGACAGAAGGGCTGCATCTCCTGTGCTGTTGGAAACTTCTTGAATTACCTGGCCTGGATGGCTGAGTGTATAACTCACAGAGTTAAGAGGGCAAACCGACGACCTTGCTGAATGCACAACATGTTGACGAGGTAAATCGGCATGGAACACTGAAGGTGGTGTCCTTTGCTGTCCGGTTATAGGCAAAAATGGTGCTGCAGGTGGTTCATCCCCAGCGAAAGGATCAGAGAAATAACGCCAAGGACGCGGTGTATTCTGATGGAATGCTGCACTGCTATGATTCGGAAGAGGTGGACACCCCAATAGAAAAGTCTGATTGGTCCGTGAGTTTGAAAAACCACCATACCTGCTTTCATATGGCAATCGATCTCCAGAAAATATATTAGCTGCAGGAAACGGGTGACTGAAATCATGTGGAGTCCTGTACCCAAAATGTGCGTGACTTGTGCTTGCATGATATGTTGAAGCTTGAGTTGTTCTGGTAGAATTTACCGCAACATTGGGGAAACTTTGAGCTTGTAAAGAGAAAAAAGGCTGTCCTTGTGGCAATAATACATTTGCCTTAAGATAGTCATTGGTGGAAGTTCCTGTATGTTTCTGTGCAGTTTCAGCAAACGATTCACCTCTGGTCGTGCAAACTGTAAGATCTTTACCCATCAAACGAACTGTCTGTCCCGTAGAAGGACTACACTCGTGCCCCACGTTCAACTCAGAACGAGAATATAACTCCGTGCTGTGAGACACATTACATTCACGAGAAAGCTGGGAGCCAGCATTATTCAGATTTCTGGAGAACCAAGTCTTGTGCTGCGTAAATGAATCCTGAAATGTCTGGTCTGGCAATGCACAAGGATATGTACTCATAGTCATGGTATCATTTACTGAAACATTACTGCAACCCCAACGAGTCTCAGCGAGTTCTCTTAAGCTCAGTGGAGAACCAACAGCATCTATGTCGGAAACATTGATTGCCTCACCATTCAAAAATGTGCCTGCCCATCTTGAACTCTTTATTTTTTCAAAGTCAGAAGCAGGTGGTTGGCTTTCCAGTCCCTGTGAGCCAAAAGATAAATTCATCAAGTTTTCTCCACCAGCGAGCAATTCAGCATCAGAACTTAAAGTTtcatcatgtctatgctcaagaTTGGGCACCTCTAAATTTGAATCGTAGGTGCAGCCTAAATCAGTACATTCTGGTGGTGTCATATTCAGATCAATGAATGGAGCAGACATCTCTCTGTTACTAGGCTCAGCAGAGTACTTGTTATCGCAATGCTTATTTGCTTCTTTAGTCTTAGCGAAGGCTTTGTTGGGCATGTCAGAACTACTAGTTTCTGCAGTTACACATTTGTCTCCTTCAATGGACGTGGATGATGTTGACGAAGAGAATGACGATGAAGCCATAGCATCCGAGAACAGCTTGCAGAGACTTTGTTGTTTGGGTAGCTCACAACTCTGCGTCTTACTGCCAATTACACCATCTGCTTCTGAGAATTTGACACGCTTCACTGATTTGCAGCATAGTTCTATTACTTCATGGCCTTTTGAATTGACATGTTTCTCATTGGCCATTTTCACAGATGTGTGCTCTGTGTACTTCAGAATGCCTTGCCTAGGGAGAGATTTTCCCAGATCTCTTGGTTTTCCCACTTTACCAGCTTTGCTATTGTCAATGCACTTCTTTGTGTCAGCCTTCTTCTTTGCATTATTGATCTTCGCCTTCTTCCTACTCCCAGATAtattctctctctctttcctgCGACGTTGTGAAGCCTCAGGTTTCTGCGATGGGCAAGCATCCAGTCCATCAGGTAAATTTGGATTTTCATGTGCTTCCTACACAATTGAGCAGCATTATTTCAAACCATAAGATACATATAACTGTGAGTGGACCCAGAGATGTCAGACTACAGGTTGGGTCATGTAAAAGTAACAAACAGGTGAAGTGAAACATAAAACTTTTGGTAGAATAATCCAGTATCACACGCAATTATTTACAGCCATGGTCGCTATGCAGCTAACGCCACATTACAAGGTAAAAACACATTTGACCCTTAGAAAATATGTACATAGATGATAGACATTTATGTCAAAGTATACTTgtaaaaaataaaacaaaaacaaTATTTGGATCGGGGTAGGGTTGAAAACACGTCGAACGCCAACTAACTGTTGGTCATAGCACATTCATATCCATGATATTATAAGTTGAGTACATTACATATATTCTCCTACCCAAAGTCATATCTGGATGCCATG from Triticum urartu cultivar G1812 chromosome 3, Tu2.1, whole genome shotgun sequence encodes:
- the LOC125545087 gene encoding uncharacterized protein LOC125545087 isoform X3, yielding MAAAAFSIRGYAASMRGEAAAEGRRPLGIEHLPPIKAPRFRWWADELASAVAAAAPAASPRRSPGKSKPPKKRSISDLFAAAPPLDIPSAPAGDSGCNEQTEVDGDEALCAIVRRAKEQKKQKRRLQEEQEETAAAAAPESSGGRDPEGNFAATKEAHENPNLPDGLDACPSQKPEASQRRRKERENISGSRKKAKINNAKKKADTKKCIDNSKAGKVGKPRDLGKSLPRQGILKYTEHTSVKMANEKHVNSKGHEVIELCCKSVKRVKFSEADGVIGSKTQSCELPKQQSLCKLFSDAMASSSFSSSTSSTSIEGDKCVTAETSSSDMPNKAFAKTKEANKHCDNKYSAEPSNREMSAPFIDLNMTPPECTDLGCTYDSNLEGLESQPPASDFEKIKSSRWAGTFLNGEAINVSDIDAVGSPLSLRELAETRWGCSNVSVNDTMTMSTYPCALPDQTFQDSFTQHKTWFSRNLNNAGSQLSRECNVSHSTELYSRSELNVGHECSPSTGQTVRLMGKDLTVCTTRGESFAETAQKHTGTSTNDYLKANVLLPQGQPFFSLQAQSFPNVAVNSTRTTQASTYHASTSHAHFGYRTPHDFSHPFPAANIFSGDRLPYESRYGGFSNSRTNQTFLLGCPPLPNHSSAAFHQNTPRPWRYFSDPFAGDEPPAAPFLPITGQQRTPPSVFHADLPRQHVVHSARSSVCPLNSVSYTLSHPGQVIQEVSNSTGDAALLSRNTENRMRRAVPDNSNASSSCRSVQKRSGPVKLTPGAKHILVPSDSTHGDSMPVYSCLSFGSRSGNAAGSQNKGA
- the LOC125545087 gene encoding uncharacterized protein LOC125545087 isoform X1, which translates into the protein MAAAAFSIRGYAASMRGEAAAEGRRPLGIEHLPPIKAPRFRWWADELASAVAAAAPAASPRRSPGKSKPPKKRSISDLFAAAPPLDIPSAPAGDSGCNEQTEVDGDEALCAIVRRAKEQKKQKRRLQEEQEETAAAAAPESSGGRDPEGNFAATKEAHENPNLPDGLDACPSQKPEASQRRRKERENISGSRKKAKINNAKKKADTKKCIDNSKAGKVGKPRDLGKSLPRQGILKYTEHTSVKMANEKHVNSKGHEVIELCCKSVKRVKFSEADGVIGSKTQSCELPKQQSLCKLFSDAMASSSFSSSTSSTSIEGDKCVTAETSSSDMPNKAFAKTKEANKHCDNKYSAEPSNREMSAPFIDLNMTPPECTDLGCTYDSNLEVPNLEHRHDETLSSDAELLAGGENLMNLSFGSQGLESQPPASDFEKIKSSRWAGTFLNGEAINVSDIDAVGSPLSLRELAETRWGCSNVSVNDTMTMSTYPCALPDQTFQDSFTQHKTWFSRNLNNAGSQLSRECNVSHSTELYSRSELNVGHECSPSTGQTVRLMGKDLTVCTTRGESFAETAQKHTGTSTNDYLKANVLLPQGQPFFSLQAQSFPNVAVNSTRTTQASTYHASTSHAHFGYRTPHDFSHPFPAANIFSGDRLPYESRYGGFSNSRTNQTFLLGCPPLPNHSSAAFHQNTPRPWRYFSDPFAGDEPPAAPFLPITGQQRTPPSVFHADLPRQHVVHSARSSVCPLNSVSYTLSHPGQVIQEVSNSTGDAALLSRNTENRMRRAVPDNSNASSSCRSVQKRSGPVKLTPGAKHILVPSDSTHGDSMPVYSCLSFGSRSGNAAGSQNKGA
- the LOC125545087 gene encoding uncharacterized protein LOC125545087 isoform X2 encodes the protein MAAAAFSIRGYAASMRGEAAAEGRRPLGIEHLPPIKAPRFRWWADELASAVAAAAPAASPRRSPGKSKPPKKRSISDLFAAAPPLDIPSAPAGDSGCNEQTEVDGDEALCAIVRRAKEQKKQKRRLQEEQEETAAAAAPESSGGRDPEGNFAATKKPEASQRRRKERENISGSRKKAKINNAKKKADTKKCIDNSKAGKVGKPRDLGKSLPRQGILKYTEHTSVKMANEKHVNSKGHEVIELCCKSVKRVKFSEADGVIGSKTQSCELPKQQSLCKLFSDAMASSSFSSSTSSTSIEGDKCVTAETSSSDMPNKAFAKTKEANKHCDNKYSAEPSNREMSAPFIDLNMTPPECTDLGCTYDSNLEVPNLEHRHDETLSSDAELLAGGENLMNLSFGSQGLESQPPASDFEKIKSSRWAGTFLNGEAINVSDIDAVGSPLSLRELAETRWGCSNVSVNDTMTMSTYPCALPDQTFQDSFTQHKTWFSRNLNNAGSQLSRECNVSHSTELYSRSELNVGHECSPSTGQTVRLMGKDLTVCTTRGESFAETAQKHTGTSTNDYLKANVLLPQGQPFFSLQAQSFPNVAVNSTRTTQASTYHASTSHAHFGYRTPHDFSHPFPAANIFSGDRLPYESRYGGFSNSRTNQTFLLGCPPLPNHSSAAFHQNTPRPWRYFSDPFAGDEPPAAPFLPITGQQRTPPSVFHADLPRQHVVHSARSSVCPLNSVSYTLSHPGQVIQEVSNSTGDAALLSRNTENRMRRAVPDNSNASSSCRSVQKRSGPVKLTPGAKHILVPSDSTHGDSMPVYSCLSFGSRSGNAAGSQNKGA
- the LOC125545087 gene encoding uncharacterized protein LOC125545087 isoform X4 translates to MAAAAFSIRGYAASMRGEAAAEGRRPLGIEHLPPIKAPRFRWWADELASAVAAAAPAASPRRSPGKSKPPKKRSISDLFAAAPPLDIPSAPAGDSGCNEQTEVDGDEALCAIVRRAKEQKKQKRRLQEEQEETAAAAAPESSGGRDPEGNFAATKEAHENPNLPDGLDACPSQKPEASQRRRKERENISGSRKKAKINNAKKKADTKKCIDNSKAGKVGKPRDLGKSLPRQGILKYTEHTSVKMANEKHVNSKGHEVIELCCKSVKRVKFSEADGVIGSKTQSCELPKQQSLCKLFSDAMASSSFSSSTSSTSIEGDKCVTAETSSSDMPNKAFAKTKEANKHCDNKYSAEPSNREMSAPFIDLNMTPPECTDLGCTYDSNLEVPNLEHRHDETLSSDAELLAGGENLMNLSFGSQGLESQPPASDFEKIKSSRWAGTFLNGEAINVSDIDAVGSPLSLRELAETRWGCSNVSVNDTMTMSTYPCALPDQTFQDSFTQHKTWFSRNLNNAGSQLSRECNVSHSTELYSRSELNVGHECSPSTGQTVRLMGKDLTVCTTRGESFAETAQKHTGTSTNDYLKANVLLPQGQPFFSLQAQSFPNVAVNSTRTTQASTYHASTSHAHFGYRTPHDFSHPFPAANIFSGDRLPYESRYGGFSNSRTNQTFLLGCPPLPNHSSAAFHQNTPRPWRYFSDPFAGDEPPAAPFLPITGQQRTPPSVFHADLPRQHVVHSARSSVCPLNSVSYTLSHPGQLSQCAEEIRTGEAHSRREAYTGAKR